GCGCGCCGTCGAGGATCAACCCGTATCGCCCCGCGTGCCTCTCCTGGCTTCGGAAAGGGAACGGATCGGTGCCGGGAAGGACGCGAAAGCCGAGGCGCCGCGCTTCTCGGAGGATCAGGGGCTCGGTTTTGCCGGAAAGTCGGTTCGCCACGTCGCCGAGAAAGAGACGGGACGGATCGGCGCTCCGGAGGAGCCTCCGGATCACCCGGCCCCGCCTCCCCCACCACTTGCCGAATCCCCAGGGAAGGACGACGAGCGCCTCAGCGTCCAAGGCGCGCTCTACGGTGCGCTCCGCGCTCTCGCCCGCCGGGGGCTTTTCCCGGATGCCGAAGACGAGCACCTCCACTTTCTCGCGGGTCGCCACCTGCCCGCCCGCGACGAGGGCGATACGGGCGCCGTCCTCCCGCCGGGCGAGAACCGAAACCGCCTCGCCGGTCGGCGCCGACGCCCAGGCGCGGCACGATCGGTCGATCCCCCCCCCGCCCCAACGCGAAAAGGAATCGCGCCCCTCGCAGTCGGCGACGAGAAGACAACCGGTCGCGCCGGCGGGCAGGCCGTTCCCTTCGGCGGCGCGCCGGAAGTGGTCGGCCGCCCCGTCGAGAAACGCTTCCAGACGGAAGCAGGGATGAAGGTGCGCGTGCGTGTCGATCATCGAACCGAGTATAGCACCGGCCCCACGGCACGATCATCGTGGAATAGGGCCTCCGGAGAGCGGAGCGAAGAGAGAGGCGAGTGCCGGGGGGAGAAGGTCAGCGGGGCGTCCCCTCCCGGAATCGCCGCAGCAGGGCCGATGCGCGCCGAATCGCGCGCAGGTCCCCCGCCACGAGTCCGATCCGGGCGCCGGAGTTGAAGTAGTGATCCGTACCGAGGAGATCCCACGACTCCTTCGGCGCGGGAAGCCGCGCGAAGAGAACGTCCCGCATCGCCTCCACGTCTTCGTGCTCCCTGCCGAAACGGACGAAGAGAATCCTCGTTCGATTCGCCGGAAGAAGGCGGATGAGCGGGAGGGTGTCGTAGTAGAGCGCGCAGATCCGGTCCACTTTCTCCCGAGAGATCCGGCGATCGAGGCGCCGGTCCGTGTGGAAGCGCTCGTACCAATAATCACTCTGGGGCCCTCGCTTCTCCAGGCTCCCCCCGAAGAGGGCCGCCCCCGCGGCGTCCGGCCGCGCGCCGACCAGGCGGACCGCCTCCCGCACCCCCATCGAGTGCCCGACCACGATGACCGGCGCGCCGCCGCAGATCGCGCGAAGCGTATCGAAAGCGGCCGCCTCATCGGGGAGGGGATCCCATGTCTCAATGGCCGACGTGTCGGGGAGAGGACTCTCCCCATAGCCGGGATGATCCACGGCGAGCACGGCGTAACCCGCGTCGCGGAGCGCGCGGCGGAGCGCCTGCGCCGCCGCCTGCGCCGAGCCCCGCCGGTCCGCCCCGTGGAGAAGCACCGCGCCCGGCGCGCCGTCCCCTTCCGGCGAGCGTTCGAACCAGGCGACCGCCCCGCCGGGCAGGACGATCCTATCGGCGCGGGGGGCGGGACCGAAGGCGAGGAAAACGACGCGCGAAGGGGCGATCGCCGGAACGAGCGTACGCCACGCTCCGGATACCGCCCACGGATGAAGGAGCCGGATCGCCGCCACCGCGAACAGGGGAAGGAGCGCCGCCGCCCATCGAAGCATCGCGCCGCGCCGGAGGAACAGGCGATCGAGCGTGAAACCGAACGGCACCCAAAGGAGGAGAAAGGCCGCCGTTCGCAGCGGGGCGAGCGGGGGAACGGAGAGAAAACCCGCGAGGAGGAAAACGCCCCCCTCGGCGGCGAGGCGGAGGATCGTCCTGCGGCGCCTCCACTCGATCGGCGCGCCGAGAACGGCCGCGAGGAGCGCCGGGCCGAGCGGCGTCCAGGCGCCGGCTCCGGAAGCGGCGATCCATGTGGAGACCATCGCGACGGCCCAACCGGCCGCGCGTAAGGATCGGCGGGGCGGATCGGCGCGGAGCGCCGCCGCGGTCGCGCGGAGAAGCGCCGCGAAGAGCAGAAAAAGCCAAACCCGGCTCATCGCACCATCCCCTCCAATCGGTCCGACAGTTCGCCGACGATGACGCTCCAGGAGTAACGGCTTCGAAGACGATCGAAATCGACGGCCTCCACCGGACGGTTCCGGTCGAGCGCCTCCAGAATCCGAGCGGGAAACTCCTCGACCGATGCGATCCGCAAGCCGGCGTAGTCCTTCTCGAGGGAGCGCGCGCCGACGGCGGTCGCCACCACCGGCTTCCCGCAGGCGAGCGCCTCGATGATCTTCGTCGGCGATCCCCGGCCGCGCCGCATCGGCGAGATCACCAGGTCCGCCCCGCGGAGCAGGGCGGGATAGTCGTCGACGAAACCGGTCATTTCCAGGTTCGGCCCTCCGGCTCCCTCCGGGGGCCGCGCCCCGACGAAACGGAAGAGCACGTCCGGCAGGCGCTCCGCCACGGGCCCGACGATCCGTTCCGCGGCGATCCGAAGCGCCTCGCGGTTGAAGGGGATGCCGAAGTTCCCGCAGAAGAGGATCGTTTTCCGCCGGTTGCGGGGCGGTTCGTAGAAGGGGTGGAACACCTCCTCGTCGAAGCCCTGCGGGACGACGGCCACCCGCTCAGGCGCCGCCCATCTCCTGTAGTGCGCCGCCTCCTCCTCGTTGATCGCCGCCGTCAGCATCGCCCATCGTACCCCCGCCCTCTCGACGGCGTACACAAAGGGCGCGAGGAGTAGTCGCCTCGGATCGCTCCGCGCTTTGTCCAGCGAACCGCGATACTCCAGGTTGTGCGACGAGTACAGGAATGGCGGTCCGCCCCTTCGCCGCAACAGCAAACCGTAGAGCGCCGACGTGCCGTAATCGCACACGATCAGGTCGGGCTTCTCCCGCGCCGCCGCCCGGACCGCCGCCCGATAAAAACCACGGCTATAAAGGAAATATCCGGTCCGGCGAAAAGGAATCGCCGTCGACGAACGGAGCCCTTCGATCGGACGCGGCGGCGGCCGGTCGGGAAGGGGCGGTTGGCCGGACCCCTCGAAGTGGATCAGATGCGTGTCGAATCGGCGGGCGAAAACACGCAGAAAACCGGCGGCCCGGACGGCGCTCCCGGTGAGGGGCGCCCGCGGATCGTGCAGGGAGAGATAGAGAACGCGGATTTTTCCCGCCCCGCCCCCGCCGGTAAAATCGCCGTGCCGATCCTTCCCGCCGCTCAGAGCCATCCCTCCTCCCGGTACCACGCAGCCGTGGCGGCGAGTCCCTCGCGCAGGGAGACCGCCGGTTCATAACCGAGAAGCCGGCGCGCCTTTTCGATGGAGAAGGACCGGTTGCCGTGGAAAAAGGTCACGCGCCTCGGATAGAGCGGGGGGGTCAAGCCGAATATCCGGCAGACTCGATCGCAGGCCCAGGCCGCGGTGTAAACCGGGCGATAGGGGAGGCGGAGGCGGGGGCGCGGCCGGCCGAGGGCGTCCGCGACGGCGGCCGCCAACTCCCGGAGCGGGATCGCCGGCGGACCGCCGATGATGAACGTTTCACCGATCGCCTCGGGGCGTCTCCCGCAGAGGAGGAAGCCCTCCACCAGGTCGTCCACGTGGGTCATCTGGTAGAGCCCCCGGCCGGAACCGATCATCACGAAGGCGCCGCGGTCGATCAGGCGAAAAAGTTTGAGAAATCGACGATCTCCCGGTCCGTAGATGCCGACGGGCCTCACCGTCGCTCCGGGGAGACCGGCGGCGAAGCGCTCGCGCGCCAGAAGCTCCCCTTCCAGTTTCGATCGCTGATAGTGATCGCCGGGGGCGAAGGGGGCGTTTTCGTCGGCGGGTGGGCGCAACACGTCGCCGTGCACGCCCACGGTGGAACAGTGCACGAACCTGCCCACGCCGGCCCCCTCCGCCGCGTCCAGGGCGTGGCGCGTCCCTTCCACGTTGACCCGGTGGAATTCCTCCCGAGAGGCGTGTTCGCGGCGGTAGGCGGCGGCGAGGTGATAGACCACGTCGATTCCGCGGAAGGCGGCGGCGATCGAGCCGGGATCGGTCAGGTCGCCGACGAAGGGTTCCACGCCGATTCGCTCGAGCTCGTCCGCCCCTATTCGGGTCCGAACGAGCCCGGCCACGCGCCCCCCTTCACGGGCCAGGCGCCGGCAGAGGGCTCCGCCGGTGAATCCTCCGGCGCCGGTGACGAGCGCACCACTCATCTCCTCTCCGTTCCTTCTCCCGCGCGCGGCGTCTCAGTCGACCAGGCGCCATCCCGCCGAATCGTCCGGCGCGATCCGGAAGGCGTCCGGCCGGAGCCGGATAACGTCCCGGAGCCACGCCTCCGGATATCCCGCGTTTTGCGGGCGCCCGTTTTCGTCCTTCACGTATCCATCGTTGAACTTGGTGAGCAGATGCTCGCCGAGATCGCGCCAGCGCTCGACAACGCGTTCGGCGCGTGAAACCGAATAGTCGGTCAGGTAACGCCTCATCAGTTCCGGGTCGGTTCGGGCGAGTTCCGCCGCGGTCCGCTCCACCGCCGGTTGGAGGGCGAGGGCGTCCCTCTCCAGCTCCCGCTGCGCCGCCAGGATCTCGGGGAGCATGTCGGCGTAGCGAAGGGAGGAGATGTTGGAGACGAAGTTGAACACCCACCACGCCGAGTCCCAGGTGAATCGATCCAGCGATCCGGTCGACCAAGAGGGGGGCGCCCGATCGATGCAGCAGTAGAGGGGCGTATAGCAGGTCATGTAGGTGTCGTCCACGCCATACCAGATCACGCCCCCCACCGGGTCGGGGAGGTCCGCCCGGGACTGGGTCACCACCGAAAACCCGGTTTGCTGCGTCGAGATCGGCCGCTCCCACGTGTAGGTTTCGCCGTCCACGCTCCAATCGATGGGGCGCCAGCGATAGGGAGAGCCGTAGGGGCCGGCGTCGACGCCGCGGGTCATGTCGAAGTCGGTTCCCTCGTAGTGGTCGCGCATCAGCGCGAAGAGACCCTCCGTGGAGATCTTCTCGTCCGGCTCGATCCAGAGCGGGTACGGCTCGGCGCCCGGCACGCCGCGGAAATAGTCGGGCGAGAATTCGCGGGAGGGAGCGGCGCGGCGGAAGACGCTCCATACCCGTCCGGCGGTGTACCGGAGGGTGCGCGCCGTGGGCGGGCAGTAGACGTCGCAAAAACGGAAGGGCGCGTCCGAGTCGGAATCGTACCAGCCACGCTCCTCGGCGAAACGGATCACGTTCGGCGCGTAAAGACAGTTCTCCGGATCGTCGAGCGGGAAGGTCCCGATCCGCGCCTTGTTGGCGTGGCAGGAGATCGTCCCATCCGGGAGGCGAACCGCCACCCAAAGCGCGCCGCGTCCACCCGGCCCCGGTCCGATCATCTCCAGGATCCACGCCTCCTCGGTATCGGCGATGGAGAAGGACTCGCCGGTGGAGCGGTAGCCGTGCTCGTCGACGAGTTCGGTCATCACTCGAATCGCCTCGCGGGCGGTGCGCGCGCGCTGCAGGGCGATCTGCATCAGGTCCCAGTAATGGAGGAGCCCTTCCGGGTTCTGCAGCTCCGGCCGGCCGTCGAAGGTGGTCTCGCCGATGGCGAGCTGGTGCTCGTTCATCTGCCGGATCACGCGATAGGTGTGCGGGATCTCCGCGATCTTGCCGCGGAGCTTTCCGCCCCAATCGACGATCTCCAGCGAATCGCCCGCCTGGTGATCCGCCGGCTCCCGGATACGGAGGAGCGGGTGAAACTCGCCGTCGCAGCTGTAGGTGATCATCACCGAGCCGTCCGCCGACGCCCCCTTCGTGACCAGAATGTCCGTGCACGCTTCCGCCGCGGAGAAAGACGCGAGAAGCGTCGCGGCGAGGAGAAACCCGTTTCGGAAAACGCCCCTGTTCATCGTTTCCTCCCTCGTGGTATCGGGGGACGCGGGCCGGAACGACCGGCGCGTTTCCATCTTACTCCGTCCCCCCCCCTTTTGCATCTCCACCGGCGGAGGAAGGGATGGAATCCGGGCGCGATAGGGGGAAAGGAACGGGGCGGGGAGCGCGGCGGTCGGGAGACGGGACGGCGAAAGCGCGGCGGGGCGGGCGAAGCGCGGCCCGCCCCCCTCGCCGTCGGCACACACACGAAAGGGCGACCCTCTTGCGGCGGCGCGCGCCGCCGTCCGGCTTATTCGTCCCCGTCGTTTTCGATCTTTTCCGGTTCGTCGTCGGGATTCGTTTTCTCCCGGAAGCCGATCCGGTAGTAGGGGTTCACGACGCTGGTCGCCACGTTCTTCAGGTGCGCGCTGATCCGCTTCAGATAACGGAGGTAGAGAGCCGCCGTGACCGCCTCGCCGGAGTCGCGGGCCATCACCTTCCCGGCGATCAGGTCCTGGACCAGATCCTCGATCCGGTCCGCCACCATCTGATGATCACCGATGATCTGTCGCGCCTTGTCCGCGTCGGAACTCGCCAGCGCCCCCGGGATGTTCTCGAAGAGCCGCGTGACCGTCGCCTCGATCTCCTTGATCTCGCCCTCCAACTCGCCGCCGTGAAAGACTTTGGGATGGGCCGAGGCCAGCTCGACGATGTTTTTCGCGTAATCGCCCAGCCTCTCGATGTCGATGACGATGGCGGTGAGCACCAGCGCGCCGGTGATGTCCGGATTGGAGTTTACGGCGAGGTGAGTCACGATGTCCCGGCGCACCTTGCGCTCGAAACGGTTGATCCTCCGGTCCCGTTTATAGATGTCCACCTCGGGCGTTCCATGGGTCCAGAGCGAGGCGACCGCGTCGTCGAACATGCTCTTCGAGTCGCGGAGCATGACCAAGCATTCTCGATATGCCTCTTCGCAAAGACTGTCCTTTTCGAAAAGACCGAGCAGTTTCTTCCACACCATTTCTTCCTATCCCCCCGATCTCACCCGGGCGATGACGTAAAACAGAGGCACCAGAACGAGACAAGCGTAAAAAACGATGATGATGATCGCGCTTCTTCCCGACCGGGAGGCGAGATCCCCCGCCTTCCGGGCCATCCACAGGGGAACGGCCTTTCCCGGATAAAATATGAGCATCCCCATTATGTTGAACACCATGTGAGAGAAAGCGACGGTGATCGCCACGGGATTCCCTGTGGCGAAGGACGCCAGAATGGCGGTGATCGTGGTCCCCAGGTTCGCGCCGAGGGTGTAGGGAAAGATCTTCCTCAGGGAGAGAACGCCCGTGCCGGCCAGGGGGACCACGAGGGAGGTGGTGGCGGAGCTGCTCTGCACCGTGGCGGTCAGCAGCCAGCCGAGAAGGAAACCGGCGGCATCGTTCCGGAAGAGGACCCTGTCGAAGAATCCCTCCACCCGGGCGAAGACGAATCCCCGCATGATGCGGACCATCTGGGAGAGGGAGAAGAAGAGGGCGATCAGGGCGATAATGAGGAGAAGAATCGTGTGCGGGAAAACGCCGGCGAGTCCCTCCGTAACCGGGCGAACGACCGCCTTCAGGGGGCTCACCATGTGGATGCCCCCGAAACCCTCGAAGATTTTTTCCAGGAACAACGCCGTCCGCTCCACCGGATGCCAGAGCATCTCGATGGGGAAGATGACGAGCACCGCCAGTATGTTGAAGAAGTCATGAACCGTGGCGGCGGCGAAGGCCCTTCTGAACTCGCCCCGGCGGGTGACGTGCCCGATGGAGACGATGGTGTTGGTCACCGTGGTGCCGATGTTGGCGCCCATGATGATCGGCACGGCGAGGCGGAGGGGCAGGGTGCCCGCCGCGACGAGACCGACGGCGATGGAGGTCGTCGAGGAGGAACTCTGTACGATGGCGGTGGAGAGAAAACCGATGAGCAACGCCGCCAGCGGGTCGGATGTCGTGTGCAGAAGATGTTCGGCGAACTCTTTCCCGGCGAGCTTGAAGGCGACGCTCATCAGGTCGATGCTGGCGAGGAAGAGATAAAGCGCGCACAGAAAAAAGACGGGCGGGAAGATGGAACGCCAAGGTTCGGCGCGATGATGCTCCGCTGCGGGAATCTCCATGCGGGCTCCGTCTCCATCCATCGGATCGATCCGGCCGTCCCCTTCGTGGAAGACCGTCCGTCCCAGGTTCGAGGTCCGGTGTCTCCTGCGGGCGCCGTGTGACGGGCGCCTCCGCGATCGATCCCGGCCGGGTAATCCGCCCCGCCGATCCTATCATTCCCCGCCGGGCGCGGGCACGTTAAGAACATATTAATTCCCGCGAAGCCTCCAAGAGGGAAAACCCCCTAACGGCTTCTATTTCTGCAAGATAGGAGATGGCGTTCTCGCCGGGGGCGCCGCGGAGAGCCCGGTGCGGAGTTCGATGCGGATCCCGCCCAAGGCGGCGGAGCCGTACTCGTCCTTGTAGTCGCGGAAAACGAGGAAGCCCTCCTCCTCCCGGACGATCTCGAGATACGGGTCGAGACGGTCCGCCAGATTCCGAAAAGCGGCGCGCGCCTCCTCCTCGCCGGGATAATCGATCAGGATCCGGTCGTAGACCGCGGTGTCTCCCTCCGACTCCTCGTACCGGGCGGCGACGCCGTAGATACGGCCGCCGAGCCGCAGGATGTCCCCGTCGCCGAACAGATAGATCCTCTGCAGCGTGTAGGGACCGCGGACGAGCATCTCCGTGCCGGGGACGCGCCCCTCCTCGGGGAGGCGGCCCAGGAGGTCCGCCGGCTCCTTCTCCTCCGGTGCGGACGCCAGGGCGCGCCGGGCCAACTCCGCCGCGACCGGGAGAAGCGCCTCGTCGCCGCTGAAGATGTTCACCTGCAGAAAACGGCTCCCCTTGACGGCGCTGATCTGGTAGGGGTTCGCCGAGTTGCGCGCCCCCAATCCCTCGATGGGGGTCTCCTCGCCGCGGAGAAGCAGATAGATGGCGAGCGCCGCCTCGGGCGACTCCATCCGATAGGTTTCCACGTTCAGCTTCTTGTCGCCCGCGGCATAGCGCTCCACGAGCAGATCGCGGAAACCATACTCGTAAAACACCTCCGCGCCCCCGTTGATGTGGCCGAAGAGGTCCTGACCGGTGAAGCGGAGATCCTCGTCCGTTTTGCGGACGCCTTCGGGGAGAGGCCCTTCGGCGCGCAGAAGGGAGAGGGCGGCCAGCGCCGCGGCCGCGCCGAGCGCGAGTTTCACGGATCGTCTCATCTACACCACCACATGTTCGATGCGGGACGGGTCGGCGACGCCGAGGCCGAGCCTCTCGGCGTAATGGAGATACTCGGAGTATTTGGGGTGCTCGTTCACGCGAACCCCCATCTCCTTCCTCTTCGCCACCATCTGATCGTGTCCCACCCGGTCCATGGCGAAGGGATCGGTGGCGAGGTAGATCCGGTTGTGGACGAACGCCTTGTCCGCCACCGGCATCGGTCCGCCGTCGTACTGTCCTCGGAGGCCGTCCATCACGTTCAGCACCAGTTTGTCGCGGATCGCCGGGAAGGCGAGCACCTCGGTGCAGACATCGAAGAAGAGCGGCTGGTGAAGGCGGCCGGTGTTGCAGATCGCGCCGTAGCCGAGGTTCTTGGTCGCCATGGAGACGCCGTTCCCCGTGTTCTTGAAGACCGGCACGTTGATGATCTTGGTGAGGTCCCGGGTCACCAGCCGGCCGAAGGGGGATTTCCGGCCGTTGAAGACGTGCTGATTCAGGTAATTCTTGTCCTCCGGGCCCTCGACGTCCGCCCAGTAGTAGACGTCGGGATCGAACCGGCGGGCGCTGACGTGAAGACCGTCGGCGTTCAACCAGCCGCTGTCGTCCTTCGCCTCGCCGGTGAAGGCCGCCTCGTCCATCGTCTGCAGTCCCTCGATCCGGATGCCGGGATAACGCTTCGGCGTGAAGCCCGCCTCGGCGAGCATCGAGTCGAAACGGTCCCAGATGACGATCTTGTTCCGGCGGATGCCGTGGGCGACGAGCCAGGCGATGATCGCGTCCACCAGCTCGAGGCGGGTGCTGATCAGCCCGGCGCCGACCGGGTTCACCTTGATGCCGACCGTGTCGGTCCTATCGAAGAAGAGATGGAAAGAGTCCCGGAGGTTGCGCCGCGTGAGCGCCTGGATCCCACGGCCGAACATCGCCTCCACCGTCGCGGGGTCGGGCGAGCCGCCCGG
This window of the Candidatus Eisenbacteria bacterium genome carries:
- a CDS encoding DUF362 domain-containing protein; amino-acid sequence: MNALWNVSRRRFLQAAGAVGAGLVLGNPLAWAEGKKEADGRTRTNVDDALAVPRTDHSLPGPFPGRVVEVHDPAAMPGGSPDPATVEAMFGRGIQALTRRNLRDSFHLFFDRTDTVGIKVNPVGAGLISTRLELVDAIIAWLVAHGIRRNKIVIWDRFDSMLAEAGFTPKRYPGIRIEGLQTMDEAAFTGEAKDDSGWLNADGLHVSARRFDPDVYYWADVEGPEDKNYLNQHVFNGRKSPFGRLVTRDLTKIINVPVFKNTGNGVSMATKNLGYGAICNTGRLHQPLFFDVCTEVLAFPAIRDKLVLNVMDGLRGQYDGGPMPVADKAFVHNRIYLATDPFAMDRVGHDQMVAKRKEMGVRVNEHPKYSEYLHYAERLGLGVADPSRIEHVVV
- a CDS encoding C69 family dipeptidase, producing the protein MNRGVFRNGFLLAATLLASFSAAEACTDILVTKGASADGSVMITYSCDGEFHPLLRIREPADHQAGDSLEIVDWGGKLRGKIAEIPHTYRVIRQMNEHQLAIGETTFDGRPELQNPEGLLHYWDLMQIALQRARTAREAIRVMTELVDEHGYRSTGESFSIADTEEAWILEMIGPGPGGRGALWVAVRLPDGTISCHANKARIGTFPLDDPENCLYAPNVIRFAEERGWYDSDSDAPFRFCDVYCPPTARTLRYTAGRVWSVFRRAAPSREFSPDYFRGVPGAEPYPLWIEPDEKISTEGLFALMRDHYEGTDFDMTRGVDAGPYGSPYRWRPIDWSVDGETYTWERPISTQQTGFSVVTQSRADLPDPVGGVIWYGVDDTYMTCYTPLYCCIDRAPPSWSTGSLDRFTWDSAWWVFNFVSNISSLRYADMLPEILAAQRELERDALALQPAVERTAAELARTDPELMRRYLTDYSVSRAERVVERWRDLGEHLLTKFNDGYVKDENGRPQNAGYPEAWLRDVIRLRPDAFRIAPDDSAGWRLVD
- a CDS encoding glycosyltransferase family 4 protein: MALSGGKDRHGDFTGGGGAGKIRVLYLSLHDPRAPLTGSAVRAAGFLRVFARRFDTHLIHFEGSGQPPLPDRPPPRPIEGLRSSTAIPFRRTGYFLYSRGFYRAAVRAAAREKPDLIVCDYGTSALYGLLLRRRGGPPFLYSSHNLEYRGSLDKARSDPRRLLLAPFVYAVERAGVRWAMLTAAINEEEAAHYRRWAAPERVAVVPQGFDEEVFHPFYEPPRNRRKTILFCGNFGIPFNREALRIAAERIVGPVAERLPDVLFRFVGARPPEGAGGPNLEMTGFVDDYPALLRGADLVISPMRRGRGSPTKIIEALACGKPVVATAVGARSLEKDYAGLRIASVEEFPARILEALDRNRPVEAVDFDRLRSRYSWSVIVGELSDRLEGMVR
- a CDS encoding phosphate uptake regulator PhoU: MVWKKLLGLFEKDSLCEEAYRECLVMLRDSKSMFDDAVASLWTHGTPEVDIYKRDRRINRFERKVRRDIVTHLAVNSNPDITGALVLTAIVIDIERLGDYAKNIVELASAHPKVFHGGELEGEIKEIEATVTRLFENIPGALASSDADKARQIIGDHQMVADRIEDLVQDLIAGKVMARDSGEAVTAALYLRYLKRISAHLKNVATSVVNPYYRIGFREKTNPDDEPEKIENDGDE
- a CDS encoding Na/Pi symporter, with product MEIPAAEHHRAEPWRSIFPPVFFLCALYLFLASIDLMSVAFKLAGKEFAEHLLHTTSDPLAALLIGFLSTAIVQSSSSTTSIAVGLVAAGTLPLRLAVPIIMGANIGTTVTNTIVSIGHVTRRGEFRRAFAAATVHDFFNILAVLVIFPIEMLWHPVERTALFLEKIFEGFGGIHMVSPLKAVVRPVTEGLAGVFPHTILLLIIALIALFFSLSQMVRIMRGFVFARVEGFFDRVLFRNDAAGFLLGWLLTATVQSSSATTSLVVPLAGTGVLSLRKIFPYTLGANLGTTITAILASFATGNPVAITVAFSHMVFNIMGMLIFYPGKAVPLWMARKAGDLASRSGRSAIIIIVFYACLVLVPLFYVIARVRSGG
- a CDS encoding alpha/beta fold hydrolase, giving the protein MSRVWLFLLFAALLRATAAALRADPPRRSLRAAGWAVAMVSTWIAASGAGAWTPLGPALLAAVLGAPIEWRRRRTILRLAAEGGVFLLAGFLSVPPLAPLRTAAFLLLWVPFGFTLDRLFLRRGAMLRWAAALLPLFAVAAIRLLHPWAVSGAWRTLVPAIAPSRVVFLAFGPAPRADRIVLPGGAVAWFERSPEGDGAPGAVLLHGADRRGSAQAAAQALRRALRDAGYAVLAVDHPGYGESPLPDTSAIETWDPLPDEAAAFDTLRAICGGAPVIVVGHSMGVREAVRLVGARPDAAGAALFGGSLEKRGPQSDYWYERFHTDRRLDRRISREKVDRICALYYDTLPLIRLLPANRTRILFVRFGREHEDVEAMRDVLFARLPAPKESWDLLGTDHYFNSGARIGLVAGDLRAIRRASALLRRFREGTPR
- a CDS encoding NAD-dependent epimerase/dehydratase family protein produces the protein MSGALVTGAGGFTGGALCRRLAREGGRVAGLVRTRIGADELERIGVEPFVGDLTDPGSIAAAFRGIDVVYHLAAAYRREHASREEFHRVNVEGTRHALDAAEGAGVGRFVHCSTVGVHGDVLRPPADENAPFAPGDHYQRSKLEGELLARERFAAGLPGATVRPVGIYGPGDRRFLKLFRLIDRGAFVMIGSGRGLYQMTHVDDLVEGFLLCGRRPEAIGETFIIGGPPAIPLRELAAAVADALGRPRPRLRLPYRPVYTAAWACDRVCRIFGLTPPLYPRRVTFFHGNRSFSIEKARRLLGYEPAVSLREGLAATAAWYREEGWL